Proteins from a genomic interval of Ferrovibrio terrae:
- a CDS encoding heme/hemin ABC transporter substrate-binding protein → MMTRLSRRRLLATAFAAAATLPHAAFANTPRRIVVAGGALTEIVVALGAGDQLVGVDQTSLHPATVRSLPQIGYLRTLGAEGILSLSPDLIILSDQAGPPTTMAQLRGTKVPMLVVPESYIEPAVPKKILAIADAVGRQPEGKALAATVEADLQAVQRMVAPLRRPRVLFVLSTSNGAVLAGGRETASDAMLRLAGAQNVVTDYKSFKPLNAEAALAADPDAILLPDHSFEALGGKDGITKLPALAQTTAGRAGRIYTMDTLYMLGLGPRIAHAARDLAAILHPGSTLPALPARAWL, encoded by the coding sequence ATGATGACGCGACTGTCCCGTCGCCGGCTGCTCGCCACGGCATTCGCCGCGGCGGCCACCCTGCCGCATGCCGCCTTTGCCAACACGCCGCGGCGGATCGTCGTGGCGGGTGGCGCATTGACCGAGATCGTCGTCGCGCTCGGCGCAGGCGACCAACTGGTGGGCGTCGACCAGACCAGCCTGCATCCGGCGACGGTGCGCAGCCTGCCGCAGATCGGCTACCTGCGCACGCTGGGTGCCGAAGGGATCCTGTCGCTGTCGCCTGACCTGATCATCCTCTCCGACCAGGCCGGCCCACCGACGACGATGGCGCAACTGCGCGGTACCAAGGTGCCGATGCTGGTGGTGCCCGAGAGCTATATCGAACCGGCGGTGCCGAAAAAGATCCTGGCCATCGCCGATGCCGTCGGCCGCCAGCCCGAAGGCAAGGCCCTGGCCGCCACCGTCGAGGCCGACCTGCAGGCGGTGCAGCGTATGGTGGCCCCGCTGCGGCGGCCACGCGTGTTGTTCGTGCTGAGCACCAGCAATGGCGCCGTCCTCGCGGGCGGCCGGGAGACCGCCTCCGATGCCATGCTGCGGCTGGCTGGCGCGCAAAATGTCGTCACCGATTACAAGAGTTTCAAACCGCTGAACGCCGAGGCGGCGCTGGCTGCCGATCCCGATGCCATCCTGCTGCCCGATCATTCCTTCGAGGCGCTGGGCGGCAAAGACGGCATCACCAAACTGCCGGCGCTGGCACAAACCACCGCCGGTCGCGCCGGCCGCATTTACACCATGGACACGCTCTACATGCTGGGCCTGGGACCGCGCATCGCCCATGCGGCGCGCGACCTGGCGGCGATATTGCATCCCGGCAGCACACTGCCCGCCCTGCCGGCGCGCGCCTGGCTATGA
- a CDS encoding FecCD family ABC transporter permease, with translation MNTIEAAAGTPLRLRFPLLLGLAVALLVAAMIAGLGLGAVRLSPGEVIATLFGQAVESRHETIILYLRLPRVLLAGLVGAALGVSGGVMQGLFRNPLADPSLIGVSAGATVAAASVIVLTGWIFPPSWQPVLLPLGAFGGGLLVIAMIYRVALVNGTTVVPMLLLAGIAFNAIALSLTGFLVFIANDAQLRDISFWTFGSVGGARWQTVLMVAPCALAPFFALPWFARSLDALNLGEREAGHLGFRVEWVKRLACLCTALAVGGAVAVSGTVGFVGLLVPHVVRMIAGPMHGRLLPLSAILGAALLIGADLVARTIVAPAELPLGLLTCLIGAPVFLSLLWRARAGFSA, from the coding sequence ATGAACACGATCGAGGCTGCGGCCGGCACGCCGCTGCGTCTGCGCTTTCCGCTGTTGCTGGGCCTGGCTGTCGCCCTGCTGGTGGCCGCGATGATCGCCGGCCTGGGTCTCGGCGCGGTCAGGCTGTCACCCGGCGAGGTGATCGCCACGCTGTTCGGCCAGGCTGTGGAAAGCCGCCACGAAACCATCATCCTCTATTTGCGCCTGCCACGCGTGCTGCTGGCCGGTCTGGTCGGCGCGGCGCTCGGCGTCTCGGGCGGCGTGATGCAGGGCCTGTTCCGCAACCCGCTGGCCGATCCCAGCCTGATCGGCGTCTCGGCCGGCGCCACTGTCGCGGCTGCCAGCGTGATCGTACTGACCGGCTGGATCTTCCCGCCCAGCTGGCAGCCGGTGCTGCTGCCGCTCGGCGCCTTCGGCGGCGGCCTGCTGGTGATCGCGATGATCTACCGCGTTGCGCTGGTCAACGGCACCACCGTCGTGCCGATGCTGCTGCTGGCCGGCATTGCCTTCAATGCCATTGCACTTTCCCTCACCGGGTTCCTTGTCTTCATCGCCAACGACGCCCAGCTGCGCGACATCTCCTTCTGGACCTTCGGCAGTGTCGGCGGCGCGCGCTGGCAGACCGTGCTGATGGTGGCGCCCTGCGCGCTGGCACCCTTCTTCGCCCTGCCCTGGTTTGCCCGCTCGCTGGATGCGCTTAACCTCGGTGAACGCGAGGCGGGCCATCTCGGCTTTCGCGTCGAATGGGTCAAGCGGCTGGCCTGTCTGTGCACGGCGCTGGCGGTCGGTGGCGCCGTGGCGGTCAGCGGCACGGTGGGTTTCGTCGGCCTGCTGGTGCCGCATGTGGTGCGTATGATCGCTGGACCGATGCATGGCAGGCTGCTGCCGCTCTCCGCCATCCTGGGCGCAGCATTGCTGATCGGTGCCGACCTGGTGGCACGAACCATCGTCGCCCCGGCCGAACTGCCGCTCGGCCTGCTGACCTGCCTGATCGGCGCGCCGGTCTTCCTCAGTCTGCTTTGGCGGGCGCGGGCGGGGTTCAGCGCATGA
- a CDS encoding heme ABC transporter ATP-binding protein, whose amino-acid sequence MSLLVEALGIERRGRRLLDGVSLDLQQGELLAIVGPNGAGKTTLLSAMAGDLAPDAGSVKLDGRMLAQWTPLALARRRAVMPQASRLGFSLAVRAVVTLGRAPYRDRADAAADAHAVDRALKAADILHLAQRAYDTLSGGEQQRVQLARVIAQLDLDTDGAAPILLLDEPTASLDLAHAYGVLQLAHRMSRHGVAIAAVLHDLSLAYRYSDRVLVLKDGRTEALGDPRSVLNVDLVRRVFSVESQVVDDCLMIRGPALPAVA is encoded by the coding sequence ATGAGCCTGCTGGTCGAAGCCCTTGGGATTGAACGCCGCGGTCGCCGGTTGCTGGATGGCGTATCGCTTGACCTGCAGCAGGGCGAACTGCTCGCCATCGTCGGACCCAATGGCGCCGGCAAGACCACGTTGCTGTCGGCGATGGCCGGCGATCTCGCACCGGATGCGGGCTCGGTGAAACTGGACGGCCGCATGCTGGCGCAATGGACGCCGCTGGCTCTGGCCCGCCGCCGCGCCGTGATGCCCCAGGCCTCACGGCTTGGCTTCTCGCTGGCGGTCCGCGCCGTGGTGACGCTGGGCCGGGCACCCTATCGCGACCGCGCCGATGCAGCCGCAGATGCTCATGCCGTCGACCGCGCATTGAAAGCGGCCGATATCCTGCATCTGGCCCAGCGCGCCTATGACACGCTGTCAGGCGGCGAGCAGCAGCGCGTGCAACTGGCCCGCGTGATCGCCCAGCTCGATCTTGATACTGATGGGGCCGCGCCGATCCTGCTGCTGGACGAACCAACCGCCAGCCTCGATCTGGCGCATGCCTACGGCGTGCTGCAACTGGCCCACCGGATGTCCCGTCATGGTGTGGCCATCGCCGCCGTACTCCATGACCTCAGCCTCGCCTACCGCTACAGCGACCGCGTGCTGGTGCTGAAGGACGGCCGTACGGAAGCGCTGGGCGATCCCCGCAGCGTGCTGAATGTCGACCTGGTGCGACGCGTGTTCAGCGTTGAATCGCAGGTGGTGGACGACTGCCTGATGATCCGCGGGCCAGCGCTGCCCGCGGTCGCATAA
- the upp gene encoding uracil phosphoribosyltransferase: MNAFPNATVVQHPLVQHKLSLLRRKEVSTAEFRRLVREVSLLLCYEVTRDLPLEKVDIETPLEHMKAPLLAGKKLCFVSILRAGNGILDGMLDLVPSARVGHVGLYRDPETLVPVEYYLKLPDDVAQRLVIVVDPMLATGHSAAAAVTRLKEAGAVQIKFVCLLTVPEGLRVMQEAHPDVMVYTCSVDRQLDEHGYIRPGLGDAGDRIYGTK, translated from the coding sequence ATGAACGCGTTTCCCAATGCCACCGTGGTTCAGCATCCGCTGGTGCAGCACAAGTTGAGCCTGCTGCGCCGCAAGGAGGTCTCGACCGCCGAATTCCGCCGTCTGGTGCGCGAGGTCAGCCTGCTGCTCTGCTATGAGGTCACCCGCGACCTGCCGCTGGAGAAGGTGGATATCGAGACGCCGCTGGAGCATATGAAGGCGCCGCTGCTGGCGGGCAAGAAGCTCTGCTTTGTCTCGATCCTGCGTGCCGGCAACGGCATCCTGGACGGCATGCTCGATCTGGTGCCTTCGGCCCGCGTCGGCCATGTCGGCCTCTATCGCGACCCCGAGACGCTGGTGCCGGTGGAGTATTACCTCAAGCTGCCCGACGACGTGGCGCAGCGTCTGGTGATCGTGGTCGATCCGATGCTGGCGACCGGCCATTCCGCCGCCGCCGCCGTGACGCGACTGAAGGAAGCCGGTGCGGTGCAGATCAAGTTCGTCTGCCTGCTGACGGTGCCCGAGGGACTGCGCGTGATGCAGGAAGCCCATCCCGACGTGATGGTCTACACCTGCTCGGTCGACCGCCAGCTGGACGAGCACGGTTATATCCGCCCGGGCCTGGGCGATGCCGGCGACCGGATTTACGGCACCAAGTAG
- a CDS encoding URC4/urg3 family protein: MSNLHDPAQAVAWLRTTKAIRERCHAMFSLAERHAMPNFELHLSAVPAAADYVAETIRQNYPTLQIPYHARWRHFAAGGIDRWGQLAKTLNADKNEIARIRFDLCVTSVLLDAGSGPQWKYDEEGRTVTRSEGLAVASLHAFKAGLFSGDKSKPLRADAAGLIPLAPNAIAHAFQVSDGNPLVGVDGRAALMRNLGQALKSRPDLFGSDARIGGLYDYLLSSAVKDGKLPATAILAAVLEGLGPIWPSRITLAGVNLGDVWRHRGLMSDDLTSGLIPFHKLSQWLTYSLVEIFEDAGITVTGLDDLTGLPEYRNGGLFIDLGVLVVRHDALKKYPVPVEDEAVVEWRALTLALLDHIADPVRERLGKTAAEMPLARILEGGTWAAGRRIAREKRPADGGPPLIIASDGTVF; encoded by the coding sequence GTGAGTAATCTGCACGATCCGGCCCAGGCGGTTGCCTGGCTGCGCACCACCAAGGCGATCCGCGAACGCTGCCATGCCATGTTCAGTCTGGCGGAGCGTCACGCGATGCCGAATTTTGAACTGCATCTCTCGGCGGTGCCGGCGGCCGCCGACTATGTCGCCGAGACGATCCGGCAGAATTATCCCACGCTGCAGATTCCCTATCACGCGCGCTGGCGGCATTTCGCGGCCGGCGGCATCGACCGCTGGGGGCAGCTTGCCAAGACGCTGAACGCGGACAAGAACGAGATCGCCCGCATCCGCTTCGATCTCTGCGTCACCAGCGTACTGCTGGATGCCGGTTCCGGGCCGCAGTGGAAATACGATGAAGAGGGCCGCACGGTCACGCGCTCGGAAGGTCTGGCGGTGGCCAGCCTGCATGCCTTCAAGGCGGGACTGTTCTCGGGTGACAAGTCGAAACCGCTGCGTGCCGATGCCGCCGGTCTGATTCCGCTGGCGCCCAATGCCATTGCGCATGCCTTCCAGGTGTCGGACGGCAATCCGCTGGTCGGCGTGGACGGCCGCGCGGCGCTGATGCGCAATCTCGGCCAGGCATTGAAAAGCCGGCCTGATCTGTTCGGCAGCGATGCCCGCATCGGCGGCCTGTACGATTACCTGCTCAGCAGTGCCGTGAAGGATGGCAAGCTGCCGGCCACCGCCATTCTCGCGGCCGTGCTGGAAGGCCTCGGCCCGATCTGGCCGTCGCGCATTACGCTGGCGGGCGTCAATCTGGGCGATGTCTGGCGCCATCGCGGCCTGATGAGCGACGACCTGACCTCGGGTCTGATTCCGTTTCACAAGCTGTCGCAGTGGCTGACCTATTCGCTGGTCGAAATCTTCGAGGATGCCGGCATCACCGTGACCGGGCTGGATGACCTCACGGGTCTGCCGGAATACCGTAATGGCGGCCTGTTCATCGACCTGGGTGTGCTCGTCGTGCGCCACGATGCGCTGAAGAAATACCCCGTCCCGGTCGAAGACGAGGCCGTGGTGGAATGGCGCGCGCTGACGCTGGCGCTGCTCGACCATATCGCCGATCCGGTGCGCGAACGGCTGGGCAAGACGGCGGCCGAGATGCCGCTGGCCCGCATCCTGGAAGGCGGCACCTGGGCGGCCGGCCGCCGCATCGCCAGGGAGAAGCGCCCTGCTGACGGCGGCCCGCCGCTGATCATCGCCAGCGACGGCACGGTTTTCTGA
- a CDS encoding GTP cyclohydrolase II: protein MSDIPNIPNEKKPTPKSIVLTSHPSSNVGAKPLPLEWGAADPAQRGPVVATLKNPGGKNAIGTHSGAYSLYRALAIAAGQLKAEHKPDLTNTAPAEPLGPFPQWADPEKIVSIDPWGHITSQVFAKQINAGWDIRPTIAVTKAHINMPELHDAVRAGRLKPDGNILAANGDVKVTKVAIEPVWYLPGVAKRFNISETELRRGLFEQTGGMFPELVTRGDLKVFLPPIGGMTVYLFGDITKLGKPATRIACRIHDECNGSDVFGSDICTCRPYLAHGIEVCIEEAQQGGVGVIVYNRKEGRALGEVTKFLVYNARKRQEMGDRAETYFQRTECVAGVQDMRFQELMPDILHWLGISRIDRLVSMSNMKFEPIVASGIQVVERVPIPDELIPADARVEMDAKKAAGYFTDKVPDQDELKKAKGRGLEE, encoded by the coding sequence ATGAGTGACATCCCGAACATTCCGAACGAGAAGAAGCCGACGCCGAAGTCCATCGTCCTCACCTCGCATCCGAGCAGCAATGTCGGCGCCAAGCCGCTGCCGCTCGAATGGGGCGCGGCCGATCCGGCGCAGCGCGGGCCGGTGGTCGCCACGCTGAAAAATCCCGGCGGCAAGAATGCGATCGGCACGCATTCGGGCGCCTATTCTCTCTACCGTGCCCTTGCCATCGCCGCCGGGCAGCTCAAGGCCGAACACAAGCCGGACCTGACCAACACCGCGCCGGCCGAACCGCTGGGCCCGTTCCCGCAATGGGCCGATCCGGAAAAGATCGTTTCCATTGATCCCTGGGGCCATATCACCAGCCAGGTCTTTGCCAAGCAGATCAATGCTGGCTGGGATATCCGCCCCACCATCGCGGTGACCAAGGCGCATATCAACATGCCCGAGCTGCACGATGCCGTGCGCGCCGGCCGGCTCAAGCCGGATGGCAATATCCTCGCGGCCAATGGCGATGTGAAGGTGACCAAGGTGGCCATTGAGCCGGTCTGGTATTTGCCTGGCGTGGCCAAGCGGTTCAACATCAGCGAGACCGAGCTGCGGCGCGGCCTGTTCGAGCAGACCGGCGGCATGTTCCCCGAACTGGTGACGCGCGGCGACCTCAAGGTTTTCCTGCCGCCCATCGGCGGCATGACAGTCTACCTGTTCGGCGACATCACCAAGCTGGGCAAGCCGGCAACCAGGATCGCCTGCCGAATCCATGATGAGTGCAACGGCTCGGATGTGTTCGGCTCGGATATCTGCACCTGCCGGCCATATCTGGCCCATGGCATCGAAGTCTGCATCGAGGAAGCCCAGCAGGGCGGCGTCGGCGTGATCGTCTATAACCGCAAGGAAGGCCGCGCGCTGGGCGAAGTGACCAAATTCCTGGTCTACAACGCGCGCAAGCGGCAGGAGATGGGTGATCGCGCCGAGACCTATTTCCAGCGCACCGAATGCGTCGCCGGTGTGCAGGACATGCGCTTCCAGGAGCTGATGCCCGACATCCTGCATTGGCTCGGCATCAGCCGCATCGACCGGCTGGTATCGATGAGCAACATGAAGTTCGAGCCTATCGTGGCCAGCGGCATCCAGGTGGTCGAGCGGGTGCCGATCCCCGACGAGTTGATCCCGGCCGATGCGCGGGTTGAGATGGATGCCAAGAAGGCAGCCGGCTATTTCACCGACAAGGTGCCGGACCAGGATGAGTTGAAGAAGGCCAAGGGCCGTGGTCTCGAGGAGTAA
- a CDS encoding acyl-CoA carboxylase subunit beta, with amino-acid sequence MSWEAEIAELRRREDMARQMGGPDKIKRQHDGGKLTVRERIACLLDSGSFHEVGAIAGRARYGTDGSLEEFSPTNFVFGRGKIDGRPMVVGGDDFTVRGGAADAAIWQKQVHAEQMARELRIPMVRLVDGTGGGGSVKSLEMEGRTYVPLMPGWEHVVANLSTVPVVALALGSVAGLGAARTVSSHFSVMVEGISQMFIAGPPVVARTGVEMTKEELGGTEIHERAGAIDLAVASEEEAFAAARRFLSYLPPSVYDLPQRIVPQDDPNRREEKLLSIVPRDRRRVYKTREIVEMTVDAGSFMEMGRLYGRSVITGLARLDGWPVAILASDPYHYGGGWTADAAHKITRFVDLAETFHLPVVHFVDIPGFLIGPEAEQSGTIRHGARALTAVYQATVPWCSIIMRKAFGVAGAGHSNHTRLRYRYAWPSGDWGSLPLEGGIEAAYRADLDKADDRAALLKEIEARLNQVRSPFRTAEAFLVEEIIDPRDTRPLLCEFANLAAPLRTAGPPSFGYRP; translated from the coding sequence ATGAGCTGGGAAGCCGAGATCGCCGAACTACGGCGACGTGAAGACATGGCCCGCCAGATGGGCGGCCCTGACAAGATCAAACGCCAGCATGACGGTGGCAAGCTGACGGTGCGCGAGCGCATCGCGTGCCTGCTCGATTCCGGTTCATTCCACGAGGTCGGCGCCATCGCCGGCCGGGCGCGCTACGGCACCGATGGCAGCCTGGAAGAGTTCAGCCCGACCAATTTCGTCTTTGGCCGCGGCAAGATCGATGGCCGCCCGATGGTGGTCGGCGGCGACGATTTTACGGTACGCGGTGGCGCGGCAGATGCCGCGATCTGGCAGAAGCAGGTGCATGCCGAACAGATGGCGCGCGAGTTGCGCATCCCGATGGTGCGGCTGGTCGATGGCACCGGGGGCGGCGGCTCGGTCAAGTCGCTGGAGATGGAAGGGCGGACATATGTGCCGCTGATGCCCGGCTGGGAACATGTCGTGGCGAATCTCTCCACCGTGCCGGTCGTGGCATTGGCGCTGGGGTCTGTCGCCGGGCTGGGTGCTGCCCGCACGGTCAGCAGCCATTTCTCGGTGATGGTCGAAGGCATCTCGCAGATGTTTATCGCCGGTCCGCCGGTGGTGGCGCGCACCGGCGTGGAGATGACCAAGGAGGAACTCGGCGGCACCGAGATCCATGAGCGCGCCGGCGCCATCGATCTGGCGGTCGCCAGCGAGGAAGAGGCTTTCGCCGCGGCACGGCGTTTCCTGTCCTACCTGCCGCCCTCGGTCTACGACCTGCCGCAGCGTATCGTGCCGCAAGACGACCCCAATCGTCGCGAGGAAAAGCTGCTCTCCATCGTGCCGCGTGATCGCCGCCGCGTGTACAAGACGCGCGAGATCGTCGAGATGACGGTGGATGCCGGCAGCTTCATGGAAATGGGCCGGCTGTATGGCCGCTCGGTGATCACCGGTCTGGCGCGGCTGGATGGCTGGCCGGTCGCCATTCTCGCCAGCGATCCGTATCACTATGGCGGCGGCTGGACCGCCGATGCGGCGCACAAGATCACGCGCTTTGTCGATCTGGCCGAGACCTTCCACCTGCCGGTGGTGCATTTCGTCGACATTCCGGGCTTCCTGATCGGGCCTGAGGCTGAGCAGAGCGGCACGATCCGTCATGGTGCCCGTGCGCTCACGGCAGTCTACCAGGCCACCGTGCCCTGGTGCTCGATCATCATGCGCAAGGCTTTCGGTGTGGCGGGTGCGGGGCATTCCAATCACACGCGGCTGCGCTACCGTTATGCATGGCCCTCAGGCGACTGGGGCAGCCTGCCGCTGGAAGGCGGCATCGAGGCGGCCTATCGCGCCGATCTCGACAAGGCCGACGACCGCGCCGCGCTGCTGAAAGAGATCGAGGCGCGCCTGAACCAGGTGCGCTCGCCATTCCGCACGGCAGAAGCCTTCCTGGTCGAGGAGATCATCGACCCGCGCGACACTCGTCCGCTGCTGTGTGAATTCGCCAACCTCGCCGCGCCGTTGCGCACGGCGGGCCCTCCTAGCTTTGGGTACAGACCATGA
- a CDS encoding carboxymuconolactone decarboxylase family protein, translating to MHPRLNDHIKLAPEGVKAMMALETSIAKSGLEESLRHLVKLRASQINGCAFCIHMHTTDARKHGDSEMRLYMLNAWRESPLYSDRERAALAWTEALTLVAQTGAPDADYELVKAQFSEAEQVQLTLLIGAINVWNRLQVGFRAAHPVSEKDKAAA from the coding sequence ATGCACCCCCGACTGAACGACCATATCAAGCTGGCCCCCGAAGGCGTGAAGGCGATGATGGCCCTGGAAACCAGCATCGCGAAAAGCGGCCTGGAAGAGAGCCTGCGCCATCTGGTGAAGCTGCGCGCCTCGCAGATCAACGGCTGCGCCTTCTGCATCCACATGCACACCACCGACGCCCGCAAGCATGGCGACAGCGAAATGCGGCTGTATATGCTGAATGCCTGGCGCGAGAGCCCGCTCTACAGCGACCGCGAACGCGCGGCCCTGGCCTGGACCGAGGCGCTGACCCTGGTGGCGCAGACCGGCGCGCCGGATGCCGATTACGAGCTGGTGAAGGCGCAGTTCTCGGAGGCCGAACAGGTGCAGCTCACCCTGCTGATCGGTGCGATCAATGTCTGGAACCGGCTGCAGGTCGGCTTCCGCGCCGCCCATCCGGTCAGCGAGAAGGACAAGGCGGCGGCCTGA
- a CDS encoding PaaI family thioesterase — MTGTVPKVQLTREMMEQAIAISPFTNWVGTKLLDFDPGRVKISAAIRKEMTQHHGFAHGAIVGYMADTVCAWAAASVVGDVVTSEYKLNLLAPAIGEELTAVGEVIKAGGRQVVTRADVYAVKDGTEKIVATALATIARV; from the coding sequence ATGACCGGAACCGTTCCGAAGGTGCAACTCACCCGCGAGATGATGGAACAGGCCATCGCCATCAGCCCCTTCACCAACTGGGTGGGGACGAAGCTGCTCGATTTCGATCCCGGCCGGGTGAAGATCTCGGCTGCGATCCGCAAGGAGATGACGCAGCATCACGGCTTCGCGCATGGCGCCATCGTTGGCTACATGGCCGACACGGTCTGTGCCTGGGCGGCCGCTTCGGTGGTGGGTGACGTCGTCACCTCGGAATACAAGCTCAACCTGCTGGCGCCGGCCATTGGCGAAGAACTGACGGCAGTGGGCGAAGTGATCAAGGCCGGCGGGCGTCAGGTGGTGACGCGCGCCGATGTCTATGCCGTGAAAGACGGCACCGAGAAGATCGTCGCCACGGCACTGGCGACGATCGCCCGGGTTTAG
- a CDS encoding TetR/AcrR family transcriptional regulator encodes MSKTATLLPAKTPATTRERFVAMTAKLMSRRGYAATGLNEIVEKSGAPKGSLYYFFPKGKEQLAEAAVDWSAECFSHTLDEAIERTGSAADAVQALSVQFAIWLEESAFRDGSPLTIVAVETGAFSEPLRLACQRGYQSAVDALADKLRRDGKSAKDASDLALWAIASLEGAIILARTQHSAEPLRRIGKLLQKALV; translated from the coding sequence ATGAGCAAGACCGCGACCCTGCTGCCGGCGAAGACGCCGGCCACGACCCGCGAGCGTTTCGTGGCCATGACGGCGAAGCTGATGTCGCGGCGCGGCTATGCCGCCACCGGGCTGAACGAGATCGTCGAGAAAAGCGGCGCGCCGAAGGGTTCGCTTTATTACTTCTTCCCGAAGGGCAAGGAGCAACTGGCGGAGGCCGCTGTCGACTGGTCGGCCGAATGTTTCAGCCACACGCTGGACGAGGCGATTGAACGTACCGGCTCGGCCGCCGATGCCGTGCAGGCATTGTCGGTACAGTTCGCTATCTGGCTGGAAGAGTCCGCGTTTCGCGACGGCTCACCGCTCACCATCGTGGCGGTCGAGACCGGTGCCTTCAGTGAGCCGCTGCGGCTCGCCTGCCAGCGCGGCTACCAGTCAGCCGTCGATGCGCTGGCCGACAAGCTGCGTCGCGACGGCAAGTCTGCGAAAGACGCCAGTGATCTCGCGCTGTGGGCCATCGCCTCGCTGGAAGGCGCCATCATCCTGGCGCGCACCCAGCATTCCGCCGAGCCGCTGCGCCGCATCGGAAAACTCCTGCAGAAAGCCCTCGTATGA